GGCATGTGCCTGGCCTACTGGCGCCTGGGCGATCGCGCGTTACAGACTCTGCCAGCGCAAACGGGCGCGGGATTCGTCCAGGTGGCGCTGGGCCTGGCAGGCGACCGGCGGCTGGTGTGCTTCACCCTGGGCGGCGTGCTCAGCGCCGTGGTGTTCGGCCAGTTCACTGCCTACCTGTCGCAGTACCTGGTGGTGACCACCAGCGCCAGCGAGGCGGCGCGGCTGGTAGGCTACCTGGTGACCACCAATGCCGTGACGGTGATCGCCCTGCAGTACATGATCGGCAGGCGCATCAGTCGTCAGCGGCTGATGCCCTGGCTGCTGGCTGGCATGGCCCTGTTCATTGCCGGGTTGCTGGGCTTTTCGCTGGCGGGGTCGGTGCTGGCCTGGTGCCTGGCCATGCTGGTGTTCACCCTGGGCGAGATCATCGTGATCCCAGCGGAGTACATGTTCATCGACCTGATTGCGCCGGAACACCTGCGCGGGGTGTATTACGGGGCGCAGAACCTGTCCAACCTGGGCGCGGCGCTGGGGCCGGTGATGGTCGGGTTCGCCCTCGGGCAGTGGTGGCCGGGGGTGATCTTCTACCTGCTGGTGATGTCGGTGATCCTGGCGGGGGTGTTCTATTGGCTGGGTACCCGCAAGGACTGATGTCGACTGCACCGGCCCTATCGCCGGCAAGCCGGCTCCCACATTGAGTTGGAGTGGGGTACCTGTGGGAGCCGGCTTGCCGGCGATGAGGCCGGTACAGACTGCGACGACTCGCCACTGCTACCATCGTCGGCACTGACGAACCGGCGCCCGCGTGCCAGACTGACTGATCGGGACCGCGTTACCTTTTTTGCTCCGGAGTTTTCATGTCGTTGTCCAGCGGGCTGATCGCCGTGGTCGCCCTGGCCTATATGGCCATCATGTTCGCCATCGCCTTCTACGGCGACCGCCGCAGCACACCGTTGCCGCCGCGCCTGCGTGCGTGGGTGTACAGCCTGTCACTGGCGGTGTACTGCACCAGCTGGACCTTTTTCGGCGCGGTCGGCCAGGCCGCCGAACAGCTCTGGGCGTTCCTGCCGATCTACCTGGGCCCGATCCTGCTGCTGATCTTCGCGCCCTGGGTGCTGCAGAAGATGGTGCTGATCAGCAAGCAGCAGAACATCACCTCGATCGCCGACTTC
The Pseudomonas sp. KU43P genome window above contains:
- a CDS encoding MFS transporter, which encodes MLAALKHYPGPVRLLLLATFILTLARALTLPYLVVYLADNFQLSVGHIGLLIGGALIVASLLSLYGGHLVDTLHNHTLISASTLLFALAFIAAIASRSALLFFLCLVLINLTLAVVDIAAKAGFCALLPVERRAEVFAIKYTLSNVGYAVGPLLGVAMLELDDHLPFVASALIGLGMCLAYWRLGDRALQTLPAQTGAGFVQVALGLAGDRRLVCFTLGGVLSAVVFGQFTAYLSQYLVVTTSASEAARLVGYLVTTNAVTVIALQYMIGRRISRQRLMPWLLAGMALFIAGLLGFSLAGSVLAWCLAMLVFTLGEIIVIPAEYMFIDLIAPEHLRGVYYGAQNLSNLGAALGPVMVGFALGQWWPGVIFYLLVMSVILAGVFYWLGTRKD